The following are encoded together in the Portunus trituberculatus isolate SZX2019 chromosome 25, ASM1759143v1, whole genome shotgun sequence genome:
- the LOC123508681 gene encoding general transcription factor II-I repeat domain-containing protein 2B-like, whose amino-acid sequence MTTVVSCINFIKSRGLNSRQFKELLNDLASEYGDLVYHCEVRWLSRGNMLMRFYELRDEVKQFMEMKGTPVRELSDSKWLCDLAFMVDITKYLSELNVKLQGPNQLLSSLLSNVKSFEAKLKLWKVQLERSNTVHFPTLQEQNPSTTDEYAGECAKLIEAFSERFKDVKSKQQELNIFATPFNVEPADVPDNLQHEIIQLQSDDELKARYNNLSLLEFYRRYVSADDFPILRRHALKYASVFGTTYCCEQFFSKLNLAKSRLRSRLTDANLENQLRVASSTVPPNITRLAKEKQFQPSH is encoded by the coding sequence ATGACAACAGTAGTGTCATGCATAAATTTTATCAAGAGCAGAGGGCTAAACAGCCGCCAGTTTAAGGAGTTACTGAATGATCTTGCCTCAGAGTACGGTGATCTTGTTTATCATTGTGAAGTGCGGTGGCTGAGTCGTGGGAATATGCTTATGCGCTTTTATGAACTGCGTGATGAAGTCAAGCAATTCATGGAGATGAAGGGAACACCTGTCAGGGAACTCAGTGATAGCAAGTGGCTGTGTGATCTTGCTTTCATGGTTGACATTACCAAGTATCTCTCAGAGCTGAACGTCAAGCTGCAGGGCCCCAACCAGCTTCTCAGCTCTCTGCTTTCAAACGTGAAATCATTTGAAGCTAAATTAAAGCTGTGGAAAGTGCAACTCGAAAGAAGTAACACTGTGCATTTCCCCACTCTGCAAGAACAAAATCCTTCTACAACGGATGAATATGCTGGTGAGTGTGCGAAACTAATTGAGGCATTTAGTGAAAGGTTCAAGGACGTGAAAAGTAAACAACAGGAGTTGAACATCTTCGCTACACCATTTAATGTGGAACCAGCTGATGTGCCTGATAACCTGCAACACGAAATAATTCAGCTGCAAAGCGATGATGAGCTGAAAGCTAGGTACAACAACCTCTCACTGCTTGAGTTCTACAGACGTTACGTAAGTGCTGATGATTTTCCTATTTTGAGGAGACATGCACTGAAATATGCATCTGTGTTCGGAACGACTTACTGCTGCGAGCAGTTCTTCTCAAAACTTAACCTGGCAAAGAGTAGACTGCGCTCCAGACTGACCGATGCAAACCTGGAAAACCAGTTGCGAGTAGCATCATCAACAGTACCACCTAACATCACGCGCCTCGCCAAAGAGAAGCAGTTCCAGCCGTCACATTAG
- the LOC123508680 gene encoding general transcription factor II-I repeat domain-containing protein 2B-like produces MATAKKRKVDAECRAFQEKWTNDYFFVEVKGKPVCLVCGDALAVMKKANVERHYSSKHAKLSDLGGQMRLDKINALRRCLESQQASFTRPRCDRDNVIQTSYALSDLIAKKLKPHIEGEFVKECIVKAAELLAPDKLQLFQSVSLSRRTVSDRITDLAQDIHKTLKDSARDFQFFSVACDETTDITNTAQLAIFVRGITAEFDTREELLSLEAMHGTTTGEDLFESLVSSMNKLELTFEKLSGLTTDGAPAMVGSQKG; encoded by the coding sequence ATGGCGactgcaaagaaaagaaaagtagatgcAGAATGTCGAGCCTTCCAAGAGAAGTGGACAAacgattatttttttgttgaagtGAAAGGCAAACCTGTGTGCCTAGTTTGTGGGGATGCGTTAGCAGTAATGAAGAAGGCCAATGTGGAGCGTCATTACAgctcaaaacatgctaagctCAGTGATTTGGGAGGACAAATGCGTCTGGATAAAATCAATGCTCTTCGGCGGTGTTTAGAATCACAACAAGCCTCTTTCACAAGACCTCGGTGTGACAGAGACAACGTTATTCAGACGAGTTATGCACTGAGTGACCTAATTGCCAAGAAGCTGAAGCCTCACATAGAGGGAGAGTTTGTGAAAGAGTGCATCGTTAAAGCTGCGGAGTTGCTAGCGCCAGACAAACTTCAGTTATTTCAGAGTGTTAGTTTGTCTCGTAGAACCGTCTCAGATCGGATTACTGACTTAGCACAAGATATTCATAAAACACTGAAGGATTCTGCAAGAGATTTCCAGTTCTTCTCTGTGGCTTGTGACGAGACAACAGACATAACAAATACCGCCCAACTGGCCATTTTTGTTCGTGGAATAACGGCCGAGTTTGACACACGAGAGGAATTGCTGTCATTGGAAGCCATGCATGGCACCACAACTGGTGAGGACTTGTTTGAGAGTCTTGTTTCGTCAATGAACAAACTAGAGTTAACATTTGAAAAGTTAAGTGGCCTCACTACTGATGGAGCTCCAGCCATGGTTGGCTCACAAAAGGGTTAA